In one Diabrotica virgifera virgifera chromosome 5, PGI_DIABVI_V3a genomic region, the following are encoded:
- the LOC114332064 gene encoding uncharacterized protein LOC114332064 translates to MRDILQITEPCIKWGMGKNTSVVQTELAGIYIAAKRDHPKRYNHHNLHRQQTGDTNPEQTPYHIRVIKIPPFWPNDPEIWFLQVENQFTLANITSGATKFNYIVANLETAYISEVRDIIVSPPATERYVKLKSELIKRLSASQQQKIKRLLEHEELGDRRPSEFLRHLQSLAGTTVPDNIVRSLWLGRLPSSTQAILATQATASLDAVAELADTISEAIAPRTPISETSNALESTIGKLTAKLAEMKIQLASKCSSTNKHIPSQPQQLKRQTIS, encoded by the exons ATGCGGGATATACTCCAGATCACTGAACCGTGTATAAAATGGGGTATGGGCAAAAATACCAGCGTAGTCcagactgaactggctggtatctACATAGCCGCCAAAAGAGATCACCCGAAAAGGTATAACCATCataatctgcacagacagcagacaGGCGATACTAACCCTGAACAAACCCCGTATCACATCAGGgtta TTAAAATCCCACCGTTTTGGCCCAACGATCCCGAAATTTGGTTCCTGCAAGTGGAAAACCAATTTACGCTGGCAAACATAACAAGTGGCGCAACAAAATTCAACTACATAGTTGCTAATCTCGAAACAGCTTACATATCAGAAGTTAGGGACATCATTGTGTCACCACCAGCTACAGAGAGGTATGTAAAATTAAAGTCAGAGTTAATTAAGAGACTTAGTGCATCCCaacaacaaaaaattaaaagactaCTTGAGCATGAAGAATTGGGCGATCGAAGACCTTCTGAATTCTTACGACATTTACAGTCTTTAGCAGGCACAACAGTACCAGACAATATTGTAAGGTCTCTGTGGTTAGGTAGACTGCCATCGTCTACACAGGCTATTTTAGCTACTCAAGCAACCGCTAGTTTGGACGCAGTTGCCGAGCTAGCTGACACAATCTCTGAAGCTATAGCTCCTAGAACCCCAATTTCAGAAACTTCTAACGCGCTAGAAAGTACCATCGGGAAATTGACAGCCAAATTAGCTGAAATGAAAATTCAGCTAGCTAGCAAATGCTCAAGCACAAACAAACACATACCGTCGCAACCGCAGCAACTCAAGAGGCAGACCATATCCTAG